The sequence CTTCTTATGGGCTATGATTAAGAATCTGATTAGAtatcaaaataaaacttaatacaaATGCTTAACTATTTAGGTCAAACGACCTCTACAAAAGTATCTGTCCTCCAAGGCATTCCAGTTTGAGACTCAGTTTTAGAATAAGGCATAACAAATATTAACAAAAGACATACAAGGTGATGAAAAGAGGAACTCTACAATTCCCCACATACTCTGAACCTAATAAAacaaatctaatttttttttttattatttttctttaaacaacTGCCAAGATTGGAATCAAAGATAAATAGAAGGCACAACAGTTTTTGCTCTGGTTGTTATTTGGTTggggggattttttttcttttcttttcttttttttttaaacaaatacaaatgaaacatgaaaaaacTCTACTTCAAAAGAATCTAACAGTTCAAGAAAAGCCTATTAATTGCATTCTAGACATTTAAAACCTATCTCACAATTTAAATTTCAATGGTAAAAACAGTAGGCTTTAGAATTATTTTGTGATCACatatcaaaagaaaaaagttctattAACACcttttattcagtttttaacCACATCAGGGAGAATCAAATGTCAAATTTTCCAATGGCAATTTTTCCACATCAGAAGGTAGTCGTAACTCTCAAAGAATAAACAATTTGGATTTTTCCTGCCTCCAAAATGCTTATCAAATCCTGCATTCCTCACAGGTTTTGAAACACGTAGAAAATAAGTAAGAAATATTCCAATGAATGAAACATACCAAATGTCAGTAATAAGCAAGACACATTCCTTTGGGGAAatggatgtttaaaaaaaaaaattccagtctGTATATGCAAAGTAAGCAAGGAAATTcagtcttttttcttctttaaaaattcgTTACTCTTAAAATAGCATTCCACAAAACTGGAAGTGAAGGACTAAAAGGCCAGGAGAAGGGAAAAGGGAAGGAGCACACACCATTAACacaaaaagaagtaaaattgTACAAACTTAAGCAGTTTATAAGACTAGGATCATCATACTCCAAGATAACAAAGGCTGGTTGAAGAAATTCACCATTCTGCAGAAGCTGGGGTTTTTATGCTTCATGAAGACCAGTGAAGAGCAATTCACTGCCGTGGAGCAATCCCCCTTCCCACTCCAAATCCTGGTTTCTGCACCATGCCTCCACGGGGAGGGCCTCTCATTCCACCGCCCAGCCCACCTCGAGGGCCTCCAGGTCCCCGCAGGCGGTTATCTCGACGGTCCCCTTCCCGAGCAGCTCGAGTCttcttctcttccacattcagtcggacttcacctctgaacatgaTTGGCTGGAAGAAATCAAGGTAACCAGACTCAGCGCTTATGAACTACACCTACCAAAAGTAAAATGACGCTACCATAAAGAACCAGCAGCTTACAAATCAGTCAAGTTCTTGCAATCAATTTTTGTTTTAAGCTCAGACAACATATTTTCCTGTTAACAAATGCATGGAAATGTGGTAAGGTAGGCAGGCTAGTTAAAAAAAGCCAAATTAAACAACATAAGTAATTGTCATTATATTTACTTAACAAATCCTAAACAGGATAATACAAATAAGAATTGCCACCTTCTCCATGGATTTAGAGGCTTAGGCTAAAACTTCATCATAGAATATGCAGAGATGGTACTATACATATTTATTCTAAGTACATTCTCATCTCAAAAAAAAGTCATTATACTGAGGCAAATAAAATTCTAGACACTAGCAAATTAAAGGCCAGGGAAGTTAAGACACTTGTCTCTTACAAGTGACAAGAGTAAGTCTATGGGTCACTGAACTAGTGAATGGGGGAAAAGGAACGTAATCCACAGCCTCCTGTCTGGGAAATATAAGCTTTAAACCACTGTGCTATATTACAACATAACATAGTGATCAATGTTGCATAAACTATTTCTTTACTCACAAAACATTATTAAAGAGAGCACAGCAGCAGACTTCTACCTATGCAGTAAAATGAAGAAAAGGCAAGATACATCTATGGTTAACCCCAAAGAAGGAGTAACCTCCAAGTACAATTCCCAGACAGGTCTTAATGGGTTAAACATGATAGAATAAATTACATTTTACATATAAAGACACAGCTTAAGGATGAACACACTCTAAAGAACCAaaacatacctatatttcaaacataaaaaaaggaagaaatcaagaTAAAAAACTGCTTACTCTGTTACTAAGAACTTTCTGAACAGGCTCAGAATCATCGAATACAACAAAACCAAAATTGGGTAATTTTCCACCACTGTTTATGCGCAGCTCCACCACATTCCCATAATCTGCAAGTGAAACagattttcaaataatttattaGCAGAAAGTTCCCTCTTAAATGTTAGATGTACACTGTTCAGTATCACTAGACACTGAGCACCTCAAATACATCTAGTCCAAATGGACATGTACCTTGAGTGTAAAATACACACTGGATTTCagaattagtatttttaaaaaataaaaaaggaaaacaaaacacaggctgagtatcccttatctgaaatgccTAAGAACAAAAGATTTCAGATTTTCTTTTATTATGAAACATTTGTAAATGTATAAAAGATATTTTAGGGATGGAATCCAAATCTTAACACATGAGGTCaagtgtggatttttttttctttttcttctttttttcagtggtgctggggattgaacccagggcctgtgcatgcaagacaagcactctaccaactgagctgtatccccagccccaggtgtgGAATTTTTCATCTGTGGCATAATGTTGTCACACAAGAGTCAGGTTTTAGAGGATTCcagatgcctttttaaaaaactttttggggcctggggctgtggctcagtggtagagtacttgcctcacacatgtggggcactggattcaatcctccacaccacataaaaataataaataaagatatttaaaacaaacaaacaaaaaacttttggtagtactggggactcaatccagggtgctttaccacttaagtcacacccccagcccttttttattttcagacagggttttgctaagatgCTAACACTGGCCTTCAATTTAGGATTTTGTTACCTTAGCCTCacaagtcactgggattttagGTGTATACCACCATGCCAAGCTTAAgagcattttggattttcagatttAAGGAAGCTTAATCTGTAcctgattttttgtttttgcaggAACGGGTacgggagattgaacccagggttgctttacccCTGAGTCACATCGAGACAGGGTATCACCAAGTTGCTTcttcactaagatgctgaggctggctttgaactagagatccttatgcctcagccttccaagctactgggattacaagcatgtgccactatgcccagctcctcatatatttatattttgaaatgattTCTTTGTACTTTAACATGACTACTAGaaaacttaaaattatatatgcagCTCCTCTATTTCTACTGGATGGTGCTACACTAGATTAAGTAGTGGTTAAAACTAAATAACTTACTTTGAAAGAAATCTTTAAGTTCTGATTTGTCCACTTCATGAGGCAGGTTGCCAATGAAGAGTTGGTGACTATCAGGATGTCTCACAATTCTTCGGGGCTCAATATCACCTTGCTCACCAGCCTCACGGACTTAAGAGACAAAAACAACAAGGAAAGACTAGAGAAAGACCTTTCAGGGACTATTCATAAGCAACACTTCTATTACTCCATagtaaaaaatactaaaatatcaTTGTCTCCCAAGTTGTCATCTCAAAATCACACAAACTAGAGAAATTACCCAATTCAGCTCTTACTTGGTCTGGGTCCTCTCTGAGGAGGAATATTTATTCGTTGCTCTCGTACTCGTTGATCTCTCTGAGGCCTCTGTGGTGGAATCTGAGATTCAGGCTTAGACTCTGGACGGGGCTAAAATTATTTACAAGTTAAGTTTTGTCTAAAAACATAGCAGGCTCATATTTTTTCCTGTGAAGTTTTTAAACTAACAATAAGGTTCAAAGTAAAATATGACagttccctcaaaaaaaaaaaaatcattaaaaaacaaCTATATGCCAGTTCCTGTTCTCTAAACCTCTGTTGAGTCGTATTAATTTGTCTCCAGTCAGAGCCTTACCTGTGAAGCTGGTACTTTAACTACATGAGGTGGTATTCCAGTAACAGGAACAGCTCCACTGGGAGGAAGGTTCTTACTGGTCACAGATGCCCAAGAAAATGTCTAAGGGACCAATGTTACATGATTACATTACTTATCAAAACAACATAAAAGCTATCAACTTTTGATTTCCTGTGCATAATGTATGTATCACATTCTCATAGATAGAATGGAGATTATAAACATCTTGCAATTTCTTTCCTTCATCTACTCACAAATTTAGGATTAAAATTCCTTGAACTAATGATCAAGTTAAAGTCAAAGATGAAAAGATTGGGGATAAAGAAGCTACTTTTAGTCAATctgaagatacacacacacacacacacacacatacacgcacatcatatatgtacatggatAATCCTCAACTAGATTTCACTGTTATTTTCATTAAACTGATGTTTGCATTTATATTGTGCTATAATACTAAAATAATGATTTACAACTTAAGAAGGATcactaagtttgaggccagcctcaacaacttaaagggatcctgtctcaaaataaataaataaatgaataaacaaaaacagCTAGGAATGCACCTCCATGGGTAAAAGcatccatgggttcaatccccaattccaccactaaaaaaaaagatgaagtatCAAAAGCCTAGAGATTGTTGATAATGACTGATAAAAATGGAACTTACCATTTGAATACCTAAGAGGCATTCAAGCTACCTTTGAGGGGGTAGGAACCACAGGCCATTTCTTTTGATGTTACAAAGTGACAGGCATCATGCCTCTTATCTGAGACATGGCCTAGTATGTAAGAAATTTCCCTAAACCAATAGGAAATGCATCAACAAGGTTAACAAAGCAactaaaaaaggagaaaagagtttttttaaaagtaaaaatagaataaagatgAAGACATGTTCCTTACCCTCAAGTCTTCCTGTACTGTTTGAGCTATATCTGTAGGTGCTGGAGAAGAACTCTTCTGAGCATCCTCAGGAGCAGGTTCTTCTAATACCGGCTCAGACTTTTCCTCTTGGATTTCAGATACGGGTTCTTGCTCTGGTTCTGGTTCAGGATCAGGCTCTGGTTCAGCAACAGGCTCCTCTAAATGTTCTTCCAAGTCATTGCTTTCACAGGAAAATTTGAGAAATATCATTCTGCCTCCACCGACttagaaattctttttttattgggggggggggggcggataccagggattgaaccagaggagcttaaacactgagccacatcctcagcccttttttacattttatttagagacagggtctcagtgagttgcttattgtctcactaatttgctgaggctgcctttgaacttacaatcctcctgcctcagcctcgcagGCCACTGGAATTAGACATGTGCCACAGCATCCGGCAGAAATTCTTAATAATATATTAACCATGGAAAAAACTTCTCTCAGGGAGGAGGCTAGAGCTTGATGGTGAAGCACATGCATAGGATGAGCAAGGCCTGGGTTGTATCTCcagcacaaaaaaaagaaaaatttatccGTCTTttcaaaaaagataaaagaagcaagtttaaggggctagggttgtggctcagcagtagagcactcgcctagctcgggttcgatcctcagcaccacataaaaatagattaattaattaaagatactgtatccaactacaattaaaaaaataaatattaaaaagaagttTAAAAAGTTATTTGCTCAAATTCattcaaaacaaatgaaaaattttcTCATCCTATAGAAATGCTAAAAGTATTGTCATTTACTTATCACACATCACAAAATCTCTCATACCTAATGGGCTGGGggaagagggaaagaggaagttgCTGTTCTTAAAATCTATAGTTTATTTTGCACATTGAATGAAAAGTTCTAGAGATCTTTCATACATCTATGTGCACCTCGTTAAGACAACTGTACCTCATACTTAACATCTCATACTTAAACTCTCATAAAAACACATAAGAAATTTTAGGAGAAATAAAGATAGTTGTAATTCAGAACAGTTATTAAATTTCCACATAAACCCTAGTAATGCTGTTAAAACTGCAAGTGTATGCTGAggccgtagctcagtggcagagcacttgcttagcatgtgtgaggcactgggttggatccttaacaccacataaaaataaacaaataaaataaaggcattctctccatctacaactacaataaataaaaaaatatatattttttaaactgcAGGTGTTTTTCCTCCTGAAATTCTAATTCAGTAGGTTTGTGGCATGACCACAAATCTTCATTTTTAACCAGCAATCCAAGTGAGTAATATCGTTAGATCATCATCACATTTTGATaaactgaaaatatttataatttttgatattaattaatattaagcATTGAATATAACATTTAGGATGTCTCATGGCAACATCATTTCAATCCCTATCAAACACATTTCTGTCCcaagcacaaaaataaaaaaaccctaaaatataATGACATATTTGCCATCTGAGGTGGTAAAATTCTTTATTGCTACTTAGctcacatattttaatttttacctgGTCACTCAGTACTTAACACTTTATATTTCCCCAAAAGCATTTAATGAAATACCTTATTTAGTGAACAATTGATaagaaatattcaaaaatttGTACTTACCATCAAGAAAAAACTAAACCAAAAAGTAACTGATAGGTACTATTTAAACAGTCCTCATAGTACACTCTACTATTAACaaacatcattttttttattttgtcagagATACCAAAGccaaatcattcttctagaaaaTTATAATTTGATATCAAATCTGAGAAGGTATGATTGCTCTCTAACAAAGACACAGATAATGCAATTTCTTATGCAGCCCTGGACATGTACACAAAAATTTCCTTACCTGACAGTCTGATCATAGAAAGTTCCAGAATCATCAGGTACCACCTCAGGTGTCTGCTGTCTTTCTTCAGGCTCCTCTACTTCTTCCTCAGATTCTaaggaaaagaaatttaaaacataatttgTGCTTACCTAATTTTCAGTTCATTATAATGTCTACTATAGGAGATGCATATCTTTTAAACTGATTTTACCAATAAAGATGAGAATGGGAAAACAATgtctactatttaaaaaaaaaaagaaagagaaaatgaggtCATAAAGGGAAACATACATAGGGCAATTTGATAAAATCATGACACAGATTTGAAGGACAGATTAGTGTTTTGGTTAACACAGAATATGACGTCATATTTCAGTAATCTAATGTACCTTACTAGCTACCACTACCTTAGGTAAATTATTATATCTCAATACCCTAATGTACTTTATTGGAGAAACAGTACCTAAAGTACTGTCTATAAGGTGTATATTACATAATAAATATAAAGCACTTAGAACAGTCTGAGCCATGTAATAAAATTCAAACACTATCCATTGGTCTGCTTTTGCACATAATCCACATCTACCCTTTCTTTCAGGCTAATTTTCAAGAATATTTGTATAGCAAACAGCCTTAGAAAAAAGTATTCCTCAAGAGCAAAGGAAAGGGACATTACTGCCTAGAAAAGATTTGGTTTCCCTGAAATAGGGGTTTCACACCTTTAACAACCCACTGTAATGCATATATCATGAGACCTTCTTCATGGGGTCCTATAGGAACTAAAGCAAAAATGCTACTGTTGGCTGCTGAGAATGATAATCTACTTCTGACCTTAGACTCAGGTCGACTCCCAACCTCCATGAAAAAAGCTAATCAATTAGCATCCAACAAGGGTAAAAGCTGAGATTCTTCATGTCTTAACAAATACTACTAATTTCACAATAAAGAACCAACAAAACTATTCAATAACCCCATTATTCTCTaaaggtccatcagatgctgTTTAAAATGTTTAGATAAGTAACGTACAGTGCTTCACTACTTACCCTCCTGAGGCTCAGTGACAAAGCCACCAAAGACCTCATCTTGGTATCTGAAGATATCATTATGAACATAGAATTTATTTGCAACAGAGCCCTGCAATGCCAACAAAAAGTTTTAATTTATACAACAGACTTTCAAAGAGCCAAATAACTACACCAGTGTTCTAAACTAGCAGGAGATacttggcaatgtctggagacattttattttatttttttaataattttttgagagagagagagagagaggagagaattttaatatttatttttttgttttcggcggacacaacatctttgtttgtatgtggtgctgaggatcgaacccgggccgcacgcatgccaggcaaggcgtgctaccgcttgagccacatccccagccccctggagACATTTTAGTTTTCATGACTGGTACAGTCACTAACAACTATTAAGCAGAGTGCAGGGATGAATAAGATAGCCCCCAAAACAAAGAATTAGTTAACCCAAAATGCCAAAAGTACCAAGATTAAAAAGTCATGCTTTAtactaaagttattttaaaaactatattcTAATACGTTTtatttgttcaaaacatttatcCTCATCACCAgatgaatacaaaaaaaaaaaggagattaaAAACTCTAAAGTATGTAAGATGCAAAAGCTAACACCTCAAATCATTAAGAGGCAATTAGATATTTAAAATTCCCTATATCtgcatccaaaaatattcattctaaCATTCCAGGGTGGTTtagctaaggggaaaaaaaaaattgctcacaTTATGTCTAAGACATATCCAAGTCCAaatccagttatgttatttagtaGTTACTCAATTTCAAAGCTGTTCCATCATCCATAAAAAAAGATCAACATATATACCTCAGTGCATATGTTCTCAaagtttataaaacaatgcattaTATTAACATGGAAGAGTCATCCCTTTAAAGTCTGatgtataaaaatgaataaaaaatttaaaataaacttttccccttaaagggaaaaaaaaaagctatacaCCCCAATGCAATTCTTCACACATTTAAAAgtccttcaaatattttttgggggggcgggtactggagattaaaacaggggcacttaaccactgagccatatcctaggCTCCTTTCTATATCTCATTTAGAAACGGTGTCttataagttgccaaggctggctttgaacttatgatactctggcctcagccttctgaactgctgggattacagatgtatacCACTATACCTGGCTAGAATAGAAGTCCTTCAAATGATTTCATGTAACTTTTTCAAATAGACAAAAATATTCTCTTCTCAGTAAAAATATAGTATTGCATTCATtattctaaatattaaaaattattttaaaaatactaaaaaataacgaTCATTTTTTCATCAAGTTTTTAATGAGCCACTTCTACATATTTAAGCAGACAAAATTCTTCATTGTGATCAATCTGGAAGACTTTCATGATAACCTTAACTACAAAGAACTAGGGTTCCTTGAAGAAACAGCTGATTCTAGAATTGTGCTAAAGCAGGGTCTCTGCCAAGCTGAGCCCAGAACATTTTGCTCTACAATGTTACAAAGTGGACCCccctcaaaaaataaacaaacaaaaaggcacaAAAGAAGCTTGAAGGGGTTCCCTCTGCTTGGATCTGGAACATTTTAGACATGACAGTAACAGATTACAACTCATTAAATAAACTAAAAATCCACAAATGATTAACATATAAGAAAGGGAAAGTCCTTTATAGCAGGATGCCAACTAATAGGGGATTAGATAAACTCAATTTGTCACCATCAAAATAGCAACTGATTTCAACCAAGAATCAATGATTGCTAAAGTTAGCATACAAAAAGTTGATAAGTAACAGGATACAAATCTCAAACAATCTGCACAATGCATAaatcagaaaaggaaaaatactTAACAACACAGTTGCAAAACCTAGTGAACATCACATTACATAAGGTTAACATCATTAATAAAACTAAATAAcagggctgcggttgtggctcagtggtggagcacctgcctggcatgtgtgaagcactaggttcaattctcagcaccgcatacaaactaataaaataaaggtccagcaactaaaatatataaaaaatggaaagaccctcctcccctgcccatctaaaaaaaaaaaaaaaaaaaaaaaacactaaatgaCATCATATGCCTCTTTGAGGTACTAAAAGATACTTAAGTATGAAGTGTTTACAAAATAACATGATCGTTCTCGAAAAAcatcactgccatgaaaaataaaagattaagaAACTATTACACATTAAGAAACTAGAGACACATTATAGCTAAAAGCAATGTATAACTGTGTATTGAATCTTggacctggaaaaaaaaaaaaatcactatgaaGTTCAATATTGGTGTGTTTTCTGAAATTCAAATATGGACTACAGAATGATAGTAACATTACATCAATATTTTCTGAATTTAATTACTGCACTATGATTACAGGACAGAATTCCTTATTCTTAGAAATTGCCCACTTAAGCTGGGAAGGTTGTGTGGTAAATCCCTTGCCTAACACAAGCAAAGACCTGGGTTCTTCCCCCAGCAAcacaaaaggaagaacaaaatcaatgcaagtatttaaaacaaaaagaaagaaaaaagaaaataaatgcccACATAAGCATCTGAGCATGATTAGAAATGTCTTAAACTTCTTTCCAAATGATTTAGAAGAGGAAACCTTTTTAGggatacctaaaaaaaaaaaattataggctGGAGATGTAGTGCAATAAaagagtgcttgactagcatggGCAAAGCCCTGTGGTTCAATTTCCagcattacaaaaataaaaataaaaaaacacaacCCACCATAAGTGGGCAAGTATTGACAGAAACTCTATAGCTATAGGTAAGGTTTACATAAGCATTGCTGCACTATTCTGACAACTCAATGTTTGAAAGTTCAAAAACAATTTAAAGATATGCAAAACCTTTCATTTTTTCCCCACATTATTTCACTACTAAACATACCTCCGGGGCAAGGACAAATGTTTGCATGAATCTCCGCAAAGCCTGGTTGTTGTTTGATAACAGACCCATCACCTGGACCACCACACCATCATTTAGAGTAGCATGAGCATCAACATGGCGAATCTTAGTGTGGCAGTTGGTGAAGTTTTGTGACATCACCTTCCTGTGAATTTCCTAAGGAATCAAGGCCAGTAGTTAATGCCTTCAAttttacaccttcaaaatatctcCAAATTTCCTAACACAACATAGATAAAAGAGTATATACATGTTTAAGTTACAACAagagtttttttctttattactcTATTCCCAGTGAGTTGACTTGAATCCTTTAAAATAAATGTCCTGGATTAACACTTTTAAAAGCTTAGAAAACATGATTCCAGGCTAAAAGCAACTATATTCTAACATACAAAGCATTCAGAATATATCATCCAATGTGAACAAATGAAAATCACAGGCCATTCAACAACTATCATATTTATAAAATAGTAACTACCTAAACTTCTATTACAATGTTGAAAAATTCAATCTTTCAGTATTATCAAATGTACTAAGCATGTATCTACCTCAACTTTATTATAGGTTGGTTTCTAGATACTTCCAGACCCAAATAAAACTTGTACTTACTTTCTGCCCATAGACTGCATCTGCTGGCTTTCCATTTGAATCCAATCCCCCATGAACATAGGAAGAGTTCTTTCCATAAAATCTATATCACAGGAAGATAATTTATTTTCTATCTTTAAGTACCCTAACAATGAGTATTTTTCACATTATAAATCTACTTCACTGGCTGATTATTGAAGGCAGgaatgtgttttctttctttatctaTATGCAATCATCTATC is a genomic window of Callospermophilus lateralis isolate mCalLat2 chromosome 5, mCalLat2.hap1, whole genome shotgun sequence containing:
- the G3bp1 gene encoding ras GTPase-activating protein-binding protein 1; translated protein: MVMEKPSPLLVGREFVRQYYTLLNQAPDMLHRFYGKNSSYVHGGLDSNGKPADAVYGQKEIHRKVMSQNFTNCHTKIRHVDAHATLNDGVVVQVMGLLSNNNQALRRFMQTFVLAPEGSVANKFYVHNDIFRYQDEVFGGFVTEPQEESEEEVEEPEERQQTPEVVPDDSGTFYDQTVSNDLEEHLEEPVAEPEPDPEPEPEQEPVSEIQEEKSEPVLEEPAPEDAQKSSSPAPTDIAQTVQEDLRTFSWASVTSKNLPPSGAVPVTGIPPHVVKVPASQPRPESKPESQIPPQRPQRDQRVREQRINIPPQRGPRPIREAGEQGDIEPRRIVRHPDSHQLFIGNLPHEVDKSELKDFFQNYGNVVELRINSGGKLPNFGFVVFDDSEPVQKVLSNRPIMFRGEVRLNVEEKKTRAAREGDRRDNRLRGPGGPRGGLGGGMRGPPRGGMVQKPGFGVGRGIAPRQ